From the Saccharomonospora marina XMU15 genome, the window CACGGACTTGGTGTCCACGCCGTGCCGCTCCAGCCAGGATCGGTAGTCGTCGAAGTCGTGGCCGACGGCGCCGACCAGGACGGGAGAAAGACCCATCCGGCCGAGCGCGAACGAGATGTTCGCCGCCACCCCGCCCCGCCGGATCTCCAGGTCCTCCACCAGGAACGACAGCGACACGTTCTCCAGCTGGTCGGCGACGAACTGCTCGCTGAACTTGCCGGAGAAGGACATCAGGTGGTCGGTCGCGATGGAGCCGGTCACCGCTATGCGCATTCGGGCACACTCCTCCTGTTGTGGCTGTGGGGCTTCTCCGGTGGCCGCAGCCTACCCAGCGGTTGGCTCGCGGCTTGCGAAGACGCCGGTGTCCGCGCGGGTGCGCGTGGCGGTGGGTCCGTCGGCGGCGGGGAGAAACCGCCGCCGACGGACCCGCCCGCTTGGTTGGGGCGTCGGGCAGACGCTACGCCTTGGCGGCGTCCTTGAGCGCGGGTGCCCGGTCGGTGCGCTCCCAGGGCAGGTCCAGGTCGCCGCGCCCGAAATGCCCGTAGGCGGCGGTCTGCGCGTAGATCGGCCGCAACAGGTCCAGATCCCTGATGATCGCGGCGGGCCGCAGGTCGAACACCTCGTCGATGGCCTTCTGGATCTTCTCCGGCGCGACCTTCTCGGTGCCGAAGGTCTCCACGAACAGACCCACCGGAGCCGCCTTGCCGATCGCGTAGGCCACCTGGATCTCGGCGCGGTCGGCCAGGCCCGCGGCGACGATGTTCTTGGCCACCCAGCGCATCGCGTACGCCGCCGACCGGTCCACCTTCGACGGGTCCTTACCCGAGAACGCGCCACCACCGTGCCGCGCCATCCCACCGTAGGTGTCCACAATGATCTTACGACCGGTCAGCCCCGCGTCACCCATCGGCCCGCCGACCACGAACCGGCCGGTGGGGTTGATGAGCACCCTCGGCTCGGCGGCGTCGAGGCCGAGCGACTCGATCTCCGGGTTGATGACGTGCTTGGTCAGGTCGACGGCGAGCATCTTGTCGAGGTCGATGCCCTCGGCGTGCTGGCTGGAGATCACCACCGTGTCCAACCGCACCGGCTGCTCACCCGCGTACTCGATGGTCACCTGCGTCTTACCGTCCGGACGCAGATACGGCACCGTCCCGTTCTTACGCACCTCGGTCAACCGCCGCGACAACCGATGCGCCAGCGCGATCGGCAGCGGCATCAACTCCGGCGTGTCCGAACACGCGTAACCGAACATCAAACCCTGGTCACCGGCGCCCTGCTTGTCCAGGTCGTCCAGCGCGTTCTCCAACCGCGTCTCGTAGGCGGTGTCCACACCCTGCGCGATATCGGGCGACTGCGACCCGATCGCCACGTTCACCCCGCAGGAGGCGCCGTCGAACCCCTTCGCCGAGGAGTCGTAACCGATCTCCAGCACCGTCTCGCGAACCAGGCTCGGCACGTCCACGTAGGCGTCGGTGGTGACCTCACCGGCGACGTGCACCTGCCCGGTGGTGATCAGCGACTCCACGGCGACGCGGCTGCGCGGGTCGGCGGCCAGCATCGCGTCCAGGATCGTGTCACTGATCGCGTCGCACATCTTGTCCGGGTGACCCTCGGTCACGGACTCGCTGGTGAACAGCCTTCGATTAGCAGTCACAATGCATCCTTGTCTGTTGTCGGCGAGGAAATTTCGAACTCAGGCGCGAACGTGGAAGATGCCCCACGCGAGGTTGCCCGCGCGGCCGCCCTCGACCCAGTTCTTCAGCCCCGTCTTCATCCGCGTCAGGTACTCGTCACTCACGCTGCCGGAGAGCTCGTCGTGACGCCGCTGTGTCTCCTCAAGCACCCGACCATAGTGGGTCGCCAGCTGGGGGGTGTGGTCCTCGAACTCGATCGAGCTCATCCCGAGCCGGTGCAGCTCGCGCTCGTAGAAGCCGGGTGAGCCCATGCTGTCGAGGTGCAGTCGCTCGAGGATCGGCCGCAGCGCGGCCTTGTCGCAGTTGTCGGCCGCCATCGGGTCGGTGAAGACGAACTGGCCCCTCGGCTTGAGGACCCTGGTGACCTCCTGCAGCACCCGGACCCTGTCGCCGCTGTGCAGCATGGCGTCCTGCGACCACACGACGTCGAACTCGTTGTCCTCGAAGGGCAGGTCCTCGAACGAGCCGTCGACCACGTCGATGAGGTCGGCCAGTCCCTGCTCGGCGTTGTAGGCGCGGTTGCGCTCGTTCTCGACCTCGCTGAGGTTGAGGCAGGTGACCCTGCAGCCGTAGGTCCTGGCGAGGTAGCGGGCGGCGCCGCCGTAGCCCGCGCCGATGTCGAGTACCCGGTTGGAGGCGCTCAGCCCGAGCTTGCCCGCCATCCGCTCGACGGTGCGCACGCTGGCGGGCGCGATGGGCTCGTCAGGAGTCTGGTAGAGGCCGACGTGGATGTCCTCGCCACCCCAGATGGTGTAGTAGAAGTTGTCCGCGTCGTCGGAGTTGTAGTAGTCCCGCGCGACGTTGACGACCGTCGAGTAGTTCGCCGATTCATCACCGGAATTCACGTAGTTCTTCTCCGCGACGTGGATGAGGAAGTCAGGGTCCTCGGCGGTGAACGTCTCCTGGAAGTCGCCGTAGGTCTCCACCCGCTGGAACCCGACCTCGCGCAGCAGCCTGCGCACGTAGTCCTTGCGAAGCGGGAACATGTTCAGGTGGTACTGCGAGCCGTCCGGGAACTGGTACCGGAACCGCGCGAGGCCGTCGTCGACGTACTCCGGCTCCGCGGTGACTTCCTCACCGCAGTAGTAGTAGGTGTGCTTGCTGGAGAACCCGTTGTCCAGGATCGCGTCGTAGTTGCGCTGGTCCAGGATCAGGATCCCGTCGTGCTTGAGCACCGCGTAGAACTCGGCCAGTGCCTTGCGCCTGTCCCGCTCGGAGAACAGGTGGGTGAAGGAGTTGCCAAGGCACACCACGGCGTCGAACTCGCCGTGAACGTCGCGGTTGAGCCAGCGCCAGTCGGCGTGCACGACGCGCAGGATGTGGCCGCCGTAGTTGAGGCCGTTCTCGAAGGCCTTGGCCAGCATCTCGGCGCTGCCGTCGGCGCTGACGGTGTCGAAGCCCTCCTCGATGAGGCGAACCGAGTGGAACCCGGTGCCGGTGGCGACGTCGAGCACCGACTTCACGCCGCGTGACTTGAGCAGGTCGACGAAGAAGCTGCCCTCACTCTCGTAGCGCTTCTTCCAGTCGATCAGGTCGTCCCACTTCTCGACGAAGCCCTTGACGTACTCGTTCGTGTAGTGATCGGTGTCCCGCACGGTCAGCGGGTCCGAGCCGAACGCCTGCGCGGGATGGGCCGTGATCTCAGCCTGGTCG encodes:
- the metK gene encoding methionine adenosyltransferase, encoding MTANRRLFTSESVTEGHPDKMCDAISDTILDAMLAADPRSRVAVESLITTGQVHVAGEVTTDAYVDVPSLVRETVLEIGYDSSAKGFDGASCGVNVAIGSQSPDIAQGVDTAYETRLENALDDLDKQGAGDQGLMFGYACSDTPELMPLPIALAHRLSRRLTEVRKNGTVPYLRPDGKTQVTIEYAGEQPVRLDTVVISSQHAEGIDLDKMLAVDLTKHVINPEIESLGLDAAEPRVLINPTGRFVVGGPMGDAGLTGRKIIVDTYGGMARHGGGAFSGKDPSKVDRSAAYAMRWVAKNIVAAGLADRAEIQVAYAIGKAAPVGLFVETFGTEKVAPEKIQKAIDEVFDLRPAAIIRDLDLLRPIYAQTAAYGHFGRGDLDLPWERTDRAPALKDAAKA
- a CDS encoding glycine/sarcosine N-methyltransferase, which produces MNDSRSGPTEVTSAGIVDNDQAEITAHPAQAFGSDPLTVRDTDHYTNEYVKGFVEKWDDLIDWKKRYESEGSFFVDLLKSRGVKSVLDVATGTGFHSVRLIEEGFDTVSADGSAEMLAKAFENGLNYGGHILRVVHADWRWLNRDVHGEFDAVVCLGNSFTHLFSERDRRKALAEFYAVLKHDGILILDQRNYDAILDNGFSSKHTYYYCGEEVTAEPEYVDDGLARFRYQFPDGSQYHLNMFPLRKDYVRRLLREVGFQRVETYGDFQETFTAEDPDFLIHVAEKNYVNSGDESANYSTVVNVARDYYNSDDADNFYYTIWGGEDIHVGLYQTPDEPIAPASVRTVERMAGKLGLSASNRVLDIGAGYGGAARYLARTYGCRVTCLNLSEVENERNRAYNAEQGLADLIDVVDGSFEDLPFEDNEFDVVWSQDAMLHSGDRVRVLQEVTRVLKPRGQFVFTDPMAADNCDKAALRPILERLHLDSMGSPGFYERELHRLGMSSIEFEDHTPQLATHYGRVLEETQRRHDELSGSVSDEYLTRMKTGLKNWVEGGRAGNLAWGIFHVRA